In Malus sylvestris chromosome 15, drMalSylv7.2, whole genome shotgun sequence, a single genomic region encodes these proteins:
- the LOC126605235 gene encoding protein FAF-like, chloroplastic isoform X1, with amino-acid sequence MKADQVPSRARLPFPMHIQKEFPTHLHLHLGLKTLIFPEATTNPDPHVIHNHKLSLHSPSISRTSSLSSSVLMDSSSSWSSSAMDDLIGTESGAPIMSNEEQEKLGLLNNQDKRKATTRKSERIMIKTEYPPPIPLLAQTGNLQGRMPWVLTKHYNYSDGRLVLKGERVKHHEYFEALRENGRLILNLVPLDNNAIICCEHQETIDEEEDVEKEDLFVDEEDDGEQIEIKKCFKESDYEDDDEDECDHSYVDETHYHDHVQKKALDIVMGYNSVRRSTSFCDAQINILEHQQIYLDHPASAPLRPMTTVM; translated from the exons ATGAAAGCGGACCAAGTACCATCAAGAG CTAGGTTGCCATTCCCCATGCACATCCAAAAGGAATTCCCGACCCACCTACATCTCCATCTAGGccttaaaaccctaatttttccaGAAGCAACTACAAACCCTGATCCCCACGTCATTCACAACCACAAGCTTTCACTACACTCACCATCTATATCAAGGACGTCGTCCCTTTCTTCTTCTGTGTTGATGGATAGTTCCTCGTCTTGGTCGTCATCTGCAATGGACGATCTGATTGGGACCGAGAGCGGCGCCCCAATCATGTCGAATGAGGAACAAGAGAAATTAGGGCTTTTGAATAATCAAGATAAGAGGAAAGCTACTACCAGAAAGAGTGAAAGGATAATGATCAAAACGGAATATCCACCACCGATACCGTTACTTGCACAGACTGGGAATTTGCAAGGTCGCATGCCATGGGTTCTGACCAAGCATTATAACTACTCTGATGGAAGGCTTGTTCttaagggagagagagtgaagcATCACGAGTACTTCGAAGCTCTCCGCGAAAATGGCCGTCTCATCTTAAACCTTGTACCTTTAGACAACAATGCCATAATATGTTGTGAACATCAGGAAActattgatgaagaagaagacgtGGAAAAGGAAGACCTAtttgttgatgaagaagatgatggaGAGCAAATCGAAATCAAAAAGTGCTTCAAAGAAAGTGATTATGAGGATGATGATGAGGATGAATGTGATCACAGCTACGTGGACGAGACTCATTATCATGATCATGTACAAAAGAAAGCATTGGATATTGTAATGGGTTATAATTCGGTGCGTCGATCAACTTCCTTTTGCGATGCTCAAATTAATATCCTTGAACACCAGCAGATTTACTTGGATCACCCTGCTTCTGCTCCTCTTCGTCCAATGACTACTGTCATGTAA
- the LOC126605235 gene encoding protein FAF-like, chloroplastic isoform X2, with protein MHIQKEFPTHLHLHLGLKTLIFPEATTNPDPHVIHNHKLSLHSPSISRTSSLSSSVLMDSSSSWSSSAMDDLIGTESGAPIMSNEEQEKLGLLNNQDKRKATTRKSERIMIKTEYPPPIPLLAQTGNLQGRMPWVLTKHYNYSDGRLVLKGERVKHHEYFEALRENGRLILNLVPLDNNAIICCEHQETIDEEEDVEKEDLFVDEEDDGEQIEIKKCFKESDYEDDDEDECDHSYVDETHYHDHVQKKALDIVMGYNSVRRSTSFCDAQINILEHQQIYLDHPASAPLRPMTTVM; from the coding sequence ATGCACATCCAAAAGGAATTCCCGACCCACCTACATCTCCATCTAGGccttaaaaccctaatttttccaGAAGCAACTACAAACCCTGATCCCCACGTCATTCACAACCACAAGCTTTCACTACACTCACCATCTATATCAAGGACGTCGTCCCTTTCTTCTTCTGTGTTGATGGATAGTTCCTCGTCTTGGTCGTCATCTGCAATGGACGATCTGATTGGGACCGAGAGCGGCGCCCCAATCATGTCGAATGAGGAACAAGAGAAATTAGGGCTTTTGAATAATCAAGATAAGAGGAAAGCTACTACCAGAAAGAGTGAAAGGATAATGATCAAAACGGAATATCCACCACCGATACCGTTACTTGCACAGACTGGGAATTTGCAAGGTCGCATGCCATGGGTTCTGACCAAGCATTATAACTACTCTGATGGAAGGCTTGTTCttaagggagagagagtgaagcATCACGAGTACTTCGAAGCTCTCCGCGAAAATGGCCGTCTCATCTTAAACCTTGTACCTTTAGACAACAATGCCATAATATGTTGTGAACATCAGGAAActattgatgaagaagaagacgtGGAAAAGGAAGACCTAtttgttgatgaagaagatgatggaGAGCAAATCGAAATCAAAAAGTGCTTCAAAGAAAGTGATTATGAGGATGATGATGAGGATGAATGTGATCACAGCTACGTGGACGAGACTCATTATCATGATCATGTACAAAAGAAAGCATTGGATATTGTAATGGGTTATAATTCGGTGCGTCGATCAACTTCCTTTTGCGATGCTCAAATTAATATCCTTGAACACCAGCAGATTTACTTGGATCACCCTGCTTCTGCTCCTCTTCGTCCAATGACTACTGTCATGTAA